A single region of the Amphiura filiformis chromosome 7, Afil_fr2py, whole genome shotgun sequence genome encodes:
- the LOC140157767 gene encoding uncharacterized protein, with translation MVCPHNYCQNGGNCETTATTFYCQCADGYEGDQCDQTSGLSGGAIGGIAVGSIVGLLTIAAALTCLMMIQKGIFAPKSPISPVNPGFPPINYGNMPQFMNPGDGNAILMDGRSLHYPYQPDVNY, from the exons A TGGTTTGTCCACATAATTATTGTCAGAATGGAGGCAATTGTGAAACTACAGCTACCACTTTTTACTGTCA GTGCGCTGATGGTTATGAGGGTGATCAGTGTGACCAAACATCAG GTTTATCAGGAGGAGCTATCGGTGGTATTGCTGTGGGATCAATAGTAGGCTTACTCACCATCGCCGCTGCGCTTACCTGTCTAATGATGATACAAAAAGGCATATTTGCACCGAAGTCACCTATTTCTCCAGTCAATCCTGGATTTCCACCCATTAATTATGGGAATATGCCACAGTTTATGAACCCTGGAGATGGTAATGCCATACTTATGGATGGGAGGTCG TTACACTATCCGTACCAACCCGATGTAAACTATTAA